GCACACAACAGATGTAAGTTAATGGATCATAGAATGTCATGGATCAATTGCACCTTAGTCACATGTTTTCAGACAGCTACCATGTTCCTTTAATAGTCTCATTATAGTCTTTCTAAGGTCATTCTTtgtcatttcatttttcattcaatTTTGTCTAACTCAGAGTCTTaaagtttaatatgatttatgcttcttttatttattatgtttacCATTTATCCACGTGCTTCGATTTTTTATGGTTTCTTTTAGGCTTGATtaatgtaaatatatatttttagatttatggGAACAGAGTGATTATGCTAGAGATTGGGGTCTGTGATGCATCCCGCTTATACGGACTTCTCATAAGTACTTTCAAAATAACATGAAGATTACAGTAAACGTGAAAGTGAATCGACAAAATTGTTGAATTTGACTTCTTATAACTAATGGTAGTTGGTTTTATTTTCTCTTGGATTGTTTCAATTGGTTACTGAATTTGAATTGCATTTTAGTCATGTAGATAAAGGGAATCATCACGATCTGTTTGTCAATATTGCAAATGTTTTAGTAGAATTAAGATGCAAGGGTACTTCTGGCTTAGGaggtttaaaatatcttatattctTAATACGCCTGCATTTAGTTACATTTACTGCAAGGCTCTTTCATGTTTATTTTCCAATGTGTTCGTTAATCTATGATCTTTCTTAACGATTTTGGTTAAAAGTGGTGTCAAAATTACCGAGATAAACAATTTTAGTACCAAGGCATCTGTCTTCTTTTAAATCTTCACaaggtaaacttcttttaaattttgatctacTGTTGATATGATTGCTATCCTACTTCATAATATCCATAATCCCATGATATACCTTACAAGTTTCTTTTTTCCCTCTTCCtccatttctttcttctttttttcttttcctttagaaCTATTTTTTATCGTGATATTCCCTATTGTGATTGTGCTTctagatcatcaaataaaagtgCCAGCACTGTGGGAAACTCTGAATGGAAGCTATATGAAATTTGGGACAAATACTCAAAAGTTGGGTTCCATTATTGAACCATTAGAACCTGAACTTTGTATTAGGACTCGTTTGTGCTCTACTTGGAATACACCCATCAAAACCCACACAAAATAAACACTTCCATGTCAGGGGCATTTTGCTCACTTCATCAATATTGACAATTTAACCAGCACCTAACCTGACAATCTGAGTTAAGTGCGACACTAATATATGGTAGCTAATGGCCAGGGAAAAATTTTGAAGGTATCTTTTAATGACATGGAAATGCAGGATATTTGAATCTTCGAAGGAATAAATCACATTTTCATATATTTGCAGTGTCACGTTGGAAGTTTACCATTTTGTTTTATGTACATATTCCTGCATATTAGGTTCTCCACCATGTTCACTGATAGAATATCTCTGTCAGCCAGTGGATCAAATGATGTAAAGATATGATAGGCCAATGTGGTAAATTACAAAAGACCAAGATGTTAAGATATAATAGACCAATGAACTCTGGTCTGTGATCTGTTGTTACATAGTTCAACAATTGATGTGCTATTCCCTGTATATGGCCGCAATCATATGACATAAGTGTCTCTACATGCAACCAACTTCATAACTATTTCGATAGGTATTTTTCATTTAGGCTTTTGCAAACATTGCATTACCATGAAAATCCAATGAATCATCATTCTAAAAGCTCATTTTGCTTGTAGCTTTATGAAAGTCTGCATTGATGCATTATCTTGTAGAAGTTGTGAAGTAATCCATGTTTCTTTTTTACTTCATTACACTTTATTTTTATAAGCTTGTCGTGTCCTGCAATGCAGGAGGCATTTGCAACTATATCTAACCATACCATCATGGAGACTCTTGGAGTCCTACTTGGTACTTGTATTAACATTTTGTTTAGTTCAGCTTACGATCAGCTATCCCTACTTGTCGTTTGTTCCTCAGTCAAAACTATATGGTGCATGCTTAGCTCATTTGTTCTGTTGTTTCGGATGTAAGGAACCATCCGATTTTAATTCACTGCAAACGGGGAAAGGTATGAAATTTAGGTCAGATCAAGTTACTTTATCTCACATATTTATGTAAGGATCTCTAAAACTCACTTATATTTACCCATCAATGTCCTTTCTTGCAGCACCGTACTGGTTGTCTTGTTGGCTGTTTCAGAAAATTACAAAATTGGTGTTTATCCTCTGTGCACGAAGAATACATAAAATTTGCATCAGTCGAGGCGCGGCCATCGGACATGAAATTTATTGAGATGTTTGATGTTTCGTGTATGATGCAATGTGTTCTTCATATCTTGTACCAGTACCATGGCTGTGGCAACCACACTCGGCACCTTGCTTATCAAAAGACATCATAATTGCCCATTCGGCTTCACTGATTTTGCATGGGCAAGGAGAAGCATCTAACAAGATTCTCCATGCACTTGCTGATCTTAGTTCTCTCATCATCTTTTCTGTACATCATTCTAGTTAGAAAATTAtcatactttaaagagaagtCTTTTAGGTGTAAGAACTGCATCTCTTGATGAACATATTGATCagatatagatttttttttgtctAGCTTTTATTCCTTGAGAAACTTACAGCGTTTAAACGGTTTAAACGCATACGAAGATCACCATGACGAGTAGATTGggctttttttttgtgtgtgaaaaGCATTTCTCTGAAATTTTTGTGGTAACAACTTGTATGAGCTTGCCTTAGTCTTTTGGCTTTGCAAATTTAGCATGACATATATATAGGCAAAATTTGACCATCATAATTGATATATATAGGAATTGTTCCTCTTAAGGCATTTGTGCTTAAGAGGAACAAATCAGGATTAATATTCCAAGACAAGTATGTATTTGTAGCACCGGTGGTGTGCTTTCTATAATGATAGAGAGTGTTATTAAGTACTTAAAGGACATAAGTTCATTATTAAGTTGATTAACTATTAATTCTTTAAAAAGAACTTTTCTGTACTTTCTTCAGTTTATTGCATTTTCTAATATAAAATACCCTCAAATCATTGATATGCCTTCATTTTATCCTAAAGATTTTCTAGTTATGTGGAAAGAGAAACTTTTATGTTCATTGCTTTTGATTCTACTTTGATTTTAACATCTTGACTTCATTCAAcagttatattgagatttttatacttataaaagtgaaatatttatccACATGctccaataaatttttttttatttttaaattttataaaattatctacTTAACTTAGTATAGGAATcttaatatttttctttcatgatTATAGGAATCCttaacttttgaaaatataatgatcgaGATGTTAAAATGAACTGATTGATAATTTATGATTAATCTAACACACACATGAAAGATAAAGATTTAGTCATGTAATGTTAGCGAATAGAACCTCGAACCTCGAGCTAGGAGTTAAATATCAAATTGAATAAGATAAGTAAtcatgaaataaaataatatacaatCCTTGATTTCATGGACTCTGATAAATATATATACTTGGCTTTTATTCTAGTCAAGCATTGTTCCATGAATGTCAATTAAATCTGATCCAAAGAGTGCAGTAACTTTGAATCCCCCCACACACACCCCAAGAGTTCTACTTTGGCTGCTCTCCAAGCTCGAACAGCCCTCGGCAGCATCTGAGTCCTTCACTGCTCGTCTTCATTGTCACTTTGTATCACGAGATCCCGATGGCGTGCGTATGGTACTGCTGTCTTTGTCGAGTATTTGTCTACCCAAAAAGTAAGCCAAAGGTAGCCTCTAATTTCTCTTCCCAGATCCAGTAAAAACCTAACTCGATCCTCTGTATCTTAACAACATGATCATGGAGTTCATGATGGGTGTCGATTACTGTATGTGTATGGCCGGTGAGAAGCTTCAGTACAAGACTCGTTAATCATGTGGTGAACTCGATGCCAAGACAAAGAGACAGTACTGGGAAAAGGTTGATCGACTAATATACTAATACCACTCGCTACAAATGCTGTACAAGCAAGTTCACATGCACTCCCCTTCCTTTATCACCATCGCCAATAGATTTAGGTTGCCAAGCCAACAAGGAATCCAGTAGGGGAGGAGAAGAGAGCAGCTGCACCTCACTCGATCACTGCATGCATGTGGTCATGCCCTCAGTGGACCATGGGGTGGAGGGCCACCAGCCTGTGCAGCAGCCATGGCCAGCTCGAATGGCTTCAGCGAGAAGGAATTGGGGAGGGAGAGGCAGTCCGGAGCTCGGCCCCAGCTTTTCATGGTGCTGAAGCCATCCCACCCGATGTGAGCCACATGCTGCACATCTGTTGGGAACCCGATCTCCATCTctacctcctccgcctcctcttcctcctccttgtcCAGAACAAACAGCTGAGAGAATCGCTTTAAGCTCTTCAGCATCTTCTGAATCCCCGCAGAGATGCTCGGCCGCTTGCCGGTGGCGTGCCTCCCACCTCGTCCTCCACCTTCATCAAGAACAATTGTAGACAAGGAAACAGACGTAACGATGACAAGAAACCCCCCAAAAGGAAGAGAGCGTTACTCGATGCTGCCGTGCCAGCCGGCTCAATCTGTGCTCTCTTGGGATGATGGCCTTCGGTGATGGCGACGCTGGATTGGGAGACGCAGCCGACGGAGAACGGTAACGCGACGAGCCTGTCCATTCTCCGGTCCCTCATTGCCACCCCCATAGAAGCATGAACCAAGGTTTACTGCTCTAGGAGATCAAGCGCGAgcgatagaagaagaagaagaagaagaagaagaagaggggtggtgAAGTGGATATGTGCTGCTTGTTAGCGTTGGCTTTTCTAGCAAGCATTGATGATTACCCCATACAAAAGAAGTAGTGAACCGAGTTTGGTGAGGGAGGGGGAAATGTCGTGAAGGATTGGATGGTTTGTCACCTACCATGCAGCTAAATCTGTAGGCCATTCTGAGCCCACCATGTCAATATTGGGGCACTACTCTCTTTCTCCTACCTACCGACTGGTGTTTCTTGGCCTGTCTTCTACAGTCCTCATTTCACTGAATGACCGAGATACAAATATAATAGAGAAGCTACTCCTCATCCTCTTTCGATTCCTTTTTCTTCCCCTAACCACTGCTGAAAGAGTGAGGGCCAAGCAACTTATGGCACTAAAATAGTGGTGCACTGCAAGTTGGAGGACGGATCCACCTGTGGATGGAGCTCACTCTTCTGCCTGCTTCTAAATCTTGGGGGTTCACATGATGGAGTCGAATAGGATTTGGTACTCTTCGGATTAGATTGAGCTGTTCTCTCTTTGGATCATAAGCATCACCACAAGATCCACTGCAGGATCCAGCAAATGATCAAGGATATCTGTTTGGTGGATTGGATTGTTAACCACAAGTTTCTTTTGTGATTCCACAAGATTGAGAATTGGCCACTCGAAGCAGAAAAGCAAAGATGCAGATCAAAGATTGAAGTAGAACCATACGTGCAGCAAAAATCCCAAAACAAGTGGAGGACCAAACCCTGCTTAATTTCATTGATCAACTGTAAGACGAAGAAGAACTACATCGATTGATCTCCACTTTGCCATAAATACAgagatgtagagagagagagagagaagagagaagaaagaatcgCCGGTCGTTTACTCTGCCACAAAATCGACATGAACAACCAACATCAGATCATGAAACGCAGCCTCTTTCTACCATTGCTTGGGTCTCTATTGTGACACTGTCGTCTCGGAGTCAGAAGACACTGTGCTCGGTTCCGACGACACACGAAGCCTTTTAGCCGATGTGGAGTTGTCATCTGTCAAACGAACTCACATCGAAGAAGATGACATTAGGAAGCGCCAAATAGTAGGAAatgcatgcatgaaattgtcactaAGCTATTATTTTGTATGTTGCTATGTGTGATTTGATCAGTAATTTGATGGTTATTGGTTTTAATCTGCTCTAACATTAAATTAACCTTTTTGTTATCtcaaaaaaatcatctttttggtAGCTGAAAGAAAAAAAGGAGACTTCAAACCAGTGATGCTCAATGATAATGTATAATCATCTTCACCATCTCTGTCTACTCTTTAATCATTTCTCTGTGCTCAATGATAATGTATAACATATGTCTCTTTATTAACTTTCCAAGCTCAATAATCAAAGTGGAGCCAATGCATCATTAGCCGCTTTGATTTCTTTCGTAAAACCCTTAATCAAATCtttttgagaaagaaagagtttttCGGACCCACTCTCAACAACATCAATGTTTTGATTGCATGTAGAGGTAGGTTTTCTCTATTGCCACTGTGTTGAGATGCATATGATATCATATCGGAAGGACTGTAATAAGATCACTTGGAACCGAAAAAAATTTATCTTCCTCTCAAAATTATGAGATATGTCTAAACGAGAGAGAAGTTTGTTACGATAGGAGACATGCAAAGTAAGGTTGATTCTTAAGCATTGGATATATAATATCTCAGTTCATGAGGATCAAATTAAGCTAACAACATAACACAAACAATATGATGTGTGCGCGAATTTAGCTTTATTCTTCTCATACCTTCCGTGGATGTGCTGCCCGATGACCAGTCACCAACTTGTTGGATCAATGGAGTATTGTGAAGATTTCCTGAACCTTCAGATTTGCATGGTGGATTCTCATCTTCCTGAATTGTTCATAGTAATGAGTCACAAAAATAAGAAAAGCAAAACTGTAAACATTTGATTGAGTCACACCTTCTTTTGAGCTATGGTTGATGATTTCATCGAAATATAGCTTTCGACTTCAATTCGCGACCTAAATCTCCTCATAGTGATGGGCGAATAGTAGTActacaaaaggaaaagaaatagtATTTCAAATCCATGTTGTAGTCCATGTAAAGAAAATTAAGCAAACTAGATTCTTAAATGAAGACAAGCATGCATATAATCTTTGTATGATCTTCCTAATTTGATGTTTCAAGAAACAATATAATGTGTTTCAGTGTCTGTGTGTGAGAGAGTTTGACTTTGAAACATTTCTCAAATGAAGTTGACTTTTGGGAGGGTTGACTTTTTGTGCCAAATGAagttgtgaatatatatatatatatatatatatatatatatatatatatatatatatatatatatatatatatatatatatatatatatattgacactTGCCCTTTCCTTAAGCTTATAGGCATATATGCTATCATCATAGAGAAAAAATAGGGAATAATCGTTTAGGCCTTTATTGTCTTATCGGCTATAAATAATCATAAGGGACTACTTGATTCTACTTTACGGAGGTGATTTTATATCATAGAGTCAAACAATGAAGACATGTCGAGGTAACGAGATGATTATATTTTAAGCTACTAAATCAAATAGATATACATTAGATTGCTTCAAATCGAGATGTAGTGACATGCCTTGTTGACTCGGAGTCGAGTTGATTGAGATGTCCTTTGAAGTAGATTATGGAAAATAAGAGGATGGCCAACGAGGTCCTTCTTCAAATCTCAAAGTCATTAAAACTAAAATCATGAATAAACAAAGCAATGACAATTGTGTTATCACATTGAAAAAAAGGGAATAATGGTTTAAACCATTATAAGCTTTAAGTTGTCTATATTTATTAAATgaactatattttaaaaaatgatgagGATATATTGGATTAGATTTTATTTCAAAAATCTatatataacatttctttgcTAATGACGAGACTAGTTTTATTATCTTATTAATTACAATAACAATGGTCAACCAGATCTTGCTTTGTAAAGATAGAGGATACATCGAAGAGTCAAATAGTAAGGATAGATATGGTGATGAGATTGTTATTTTttagatattaaaataataaacgtGTATCATGATAGCTGAGATTAAGATTTAATGTTGTATCTTATTGAATCCAAATCAAGTTGATCGAGTCGAGTTGGCTTCGAAGTGAATtatgtaaaaaagaagaagaatgtaaAAAATGTGCTTGATAAAATCCTTTATCAAAGCTCAAGTCACTGAACTTATAAAATATTGAATAAACTAAGTATTGAGaagtatttttagatttttgaagctAGTGTCTTCGGAGGATAAGAtattaagagaaaaataaaaggGAGAAAAGAGATGTTAGTGAGAAGAGGAAGACATTagtaagaaaagaagaagtaatgtattagttcaatttttttttttgtttatttcaaaaggaaaggaaaagaaaattatgTATTATTTAGAAAAGGAAATAATAATACTTCATCATAATATGGGAAACCTTTGatcaagaaaaggaagaagaatgtATGTATTGAGCATGCACGAGAAGAACATTTGGTGAAGACGAAGAATGCACGAGAATGATTGAGAAGCACCAAACCTTGTCTTTGTTTCCTTTGCTCCTTCCCGACTTCCTCCGTCTGGTTATCACCAGCCATTCCGGTGGCAGCCACGCCGGCGCGATCACCGCCTCCACCTTAACGATCCCCCCTTCGATCTTCTTGTTCCCCTCCActgtctccttctcctcctctaccGGGATCACAGTCCACGttgcctccacctccacctcctcctccaacttcctcttccccttcctcttctccgccTCGTGTTCTTGCGACCCAACTGCCATCTGTTCTTTCACCTGTGTTATGACCTTCACCAGCTTTTCGATCTGCGCCAGTATCTCATCCTCCGCTGCCACCActgcatcctcctcctcctcctcgcgcaTGCGCGCCGCCAAGCTCCTCATCTCGTCGCTCATGGCCTCCTCCACCAGCTCTGCTGTTTGCATCAGCTCCGGCGTGGCCTCCTCTTCTTCCGTCTCCATCGTAGCAGGACTTCTCCCGTCCATCTGTGCTCGTGTGGCTACTTTGCCGCACAACCATATCGATGGACTGCTGTTGGCTACATGTAATAAATACAACATGAGATGGCTTCTTTTACGTGATCATTACTTGCGCAGGTACAGTGAGAACATCGAGTGCACTTCATGTAGCCAACCCAACTTTTATACCGGACAACGTGGCGACATCCGAGAGGTGTTTCGGTGAGGGACGTGGAATAAGGAGAAAGGGTGGGGAAAGTGGTGAGATGTTATGGTCGATGATGCGTATATTAAGGAAGTATTGGTTTGGTGAGATGGAAGAATGTACAGACAGAGAGGGCATTGGTTTGAAGGGATGCATTGGTGTCATCACCGAAGAAGAGGTGCAGCTCCCTTGGTTTGGCTGCGGCACTGTAAGGAAAGCTTGGAAGGTTTTGCATGGCATGAGGGTGTAAATTTAATCCTACAATGTTTAGTCCCATTTCATCaaagcttttctctttttgttgcTGTTACATGAATCTGAatgatttgtttttgtttttaggaAATGATAATTTAGTGCTACAATATACTAATAATCCAATCACATGTATTAGAAGAATCAAAGATTGGAAAACAATCAGTATACCATGCAAAATTCATCATGTATTGATTTGGATTTGGATCATTTTTTTGTCAATTTGATCCATTCTGACAAATTTCATAACACCAATAATGTCCACCATAAGTCTGAATGAGAAAATGAATTATTGTGTTGGATAACATAAATTATACCAAATCTTATGAGCATATATCTTAAGCACTTTTAGAGTTGAAACATTATGACTTGTTGTTGTTAATTATTGTCGCGAGACAAATTTTGATTGTAGGATATAAACACATCTTTGTCAAATTCTTAGAAAAGATAGGATAATACATATTTTCTTTAGTGAGCAAGTAGGTATAGCTTCGataaaatgagaaaggttctaagaTGGCAAGACTGTACTAAGGAAACCTatggaaataaaaaagaaatagaaaactattccatacatgcatataatttttctttgaaaaggaattcggaaaaaaaaaaagtttatcacACCAAAGATCGAAGCATTCCGAAAGCGGTTGCAAGTCTAGAAGTAGATGAGATCACTATTCAGATATGCATTTCAAAGTCCATCTTTGTCACGCAACTCATATCATTCTGTCATCGCAGGCTTGTTCTCGCTCGCCTTGGGTTTCTGCTCCTTTGGCTTCTGCTCCTCAGATTTCCTATAGAGGCACAAAGAGTTCCGTCATTTGGAGAGAATTAAGGACATTTGACAGACAACAGTCTTTTATTAGCCAATCATAAAGATTTTTGAGAAAAGCGTAATTGTGAAGAAAGAATCCATTGGAAATGTTACAAGACACAAATCGATCTAATGAGGTCTACATGAAATATGCAATTACCAATACTTGCATAGAGAAACATAGAGCATGTCTCAGTTTTATTTTCCATTACAAAAATCTTACAAGACAGTGGTATGATAATGCGATCTGAAACAAAAGAAGTGCTATGGCAGCATTTATTAAATTACCAAAAAAGAATTGTCTTTTTTATGCTATGTTCTCCACAACTTCAGAGAATAATGGAGCTGTGTGATACATAAACAACATCCGACAACTCGGAAGTATTTCCAGTTAAAAGCACTTCCAATTGGAAGTACTTCTGATCCAAAATCCCATCCAAGAAATACATAAGAAACTCTATATAGATAGCAACATCGTGCGAGCTACAAAAGGAGACAGCTGGGCATATGTATATTCCTCTTTGTGAGTTTCTCTTTTCATCCAAGACTGTGATGCCACCAAGCATAAGCTATTCTGTTATGAACCCTTTTCATAAACTAAAGTACCACTAGTGGTAATACCTCTTTTACTGAAGAAAACTTGTAATTTTATGGCCATGACAGCGATATCAACATCGTGCGAGCTACAATAGGAGACAGctaggcatatgtatatttctCTTTGTGAGTTTCTCTTTTCATCTAAGACTGTGATGCCACCAAGTATAAGCTTTTCTGTTATGAACCTTTCTCATAAACTAAAGTACCACTAGTGGTAGTACCTCTTTTACTGAAGAAAACTTGTAATTTTATGGCCATGACAGCGATATCAACTAGGTCTTGCATTGAATTCAGAGGGTCTCCTTACCCCTAGATGCAGTCAGAGGCTTTCCCCAATGGAGATTTATTTCCCTTGTATCTTACAATATAAGACTTCGATAAAATAGatgtacatttcatttttttcatcCTTTCACATAAAATTCAAATAATATAGATGACACTTCGACACTCAACAGGAAAGCACTTCAAATCAAATACTGCCACTTTCAAATTATAGAAGCAACACCAATGGAAACAACTGTCTGGCTCATGAAAAGATAACTTCCTTCCCAAATAATGCATGCATTTTTTCCTTAAGTTTTACTCTTTATTAGTCATCATTTCATATATATGTCATAATTAtatcaacttgcatatatttcatACCGATTCATAAAAAGCAGATGGACG
This DNA window, taken from Musa acuminata AAA Group cultivar baxijiao chromosome BXJ3-7, Cavendish_Baxijiao_AAA, whole genome shotgun sequence, encodes the following:
- the LOC135643115 gene encoding CRIB domain-containing protein RIC4-like, which translates into the protein MGVAMRDRRMDRLVALPFSVGCVSQSSVAITEGHHPKRAQIEPAGTAASSGGRGGRHATGKRPSISAGIQKMLKSLKRFSQLFVLDKEEEEEAEEVEMEIGFPTDVQHVAHIGWDGFSTMKSWGRAPDCLSLPNSFSLKPFELAMAAAQAGGPPPHGPLRA
- the LOC103990803 gene encoding wound-induced basic protein, encoding MIYDVNSPLFRSFLSQKGGSAADKRKSEEQKPKEQKPKASENKPAMTE